Proteins found in one Terribacillus sp. DMT04 genomic segment:
- a CDS encoding glycosyltransferase family 4 protein produces the protein MVHITPLIIALAACFVLSLVLTPMVKKLAFAIGATDKPNARKVHQKIMPRLGGLAIYISFILGYLIFMPNDSNTAPILIGATMITLIGMLDDKFILSAKVKLIGQIAAATVTVLGGIQIDFVTLPFTGRIEFGAWAIPITILWIVGITNAINLIDGLDGLAAGVSAIALFTISMIAISMGNPISAMMGVLLLGSTLGFLVFNFHPAKIFMGDTGALFLGYMIAVLSVSGLFKNVALFSLIVPIIILGVPILDTTFAIIRRIVQKKPLSAPDKFHLHHCLLNLGFSHRQTVIVIYAISGIFSITGVLYTEATMWGSAILIISLAILIELIVEITGLISERYRPLLNMVGFHKETEEEKRKRQHQ, from the coding sequence ATGGTACACATAACGCCTTTAATCATAGCGTTGGCAGCCTGCTTCGTTTTATCGCTAGTGCTGACACCTATGGTGAAAAAGCTGGCATTCGCAATCGGAGCAACGGATAAACCAAACGCTAGAAAAGTACACCAGAAAATTATGCCGCGGCTTGGCGGACTGGCCATTTACATCAGTTTCATTCTTGGTTATCTGATTTTCATGCCAAATGATTCGAATACTGCACCGATTTTAATTGGTGCAACAATGATTACATTAATTGGAATGCTTGATGATAAATTTATCTTATCAGCAAAAGTAAAGCTTATCGGTCAGATTGCAGCAGCGACTGTAACAGTCCTTGGCGGCATTCAGATTGACTTTGTCACACTGCCTTTCACAGGCCGAATTGAATTTGGCGCATGGGCAATTCCAATTACAATTCTGTGGATTGTTGGTATCACAAACGCAATCAACTTAATTGATGGATTGGATGGATTAGCAGCAGGTGTTTCCGCTATCGCGCTGTTCACCATTTCCATGATCGCAATCAGCATGGGGAACCCAATTTCCGCCATGATGGGTGTGCTCCTTTTGGGAAGCACGCTTGGATTCCTAGTCTTTAACTTCCACCCGGCGAAGATATTCATGGGAGATACAGGAGCGCTGTTTCTTGGCTATATGATAGCCGTGCTATCTGTTAGCGGACTATTCAAGAACGTCGCTTTATTCTCCTTGATTGTGCCGATTATCATCCTTGGAGTACCAATCTTGGATACGACGTTCGCAATCATCCGCCGGATCGTACAAAAGAAACCATTGTCAGCGCCGGATAAGTTCCACCTGCATCACTGTCTGTTGAATCTAGGATTCTCGCATCGTCAGACGGTTATCGTCATTTATGCCATTAGCGGTATCTTCAGTATTACAGGTGTCCTGTATACAGAAGCAACGATGTGGGGATCAGCTATCCTAATTATTTCACTGGCAATACTCATTGAACTGATTGTTGAGATTACAGGATTGATTAGTGAACGCTATCGTCCGCTGCTCAATATGGTCGGTTTCCATAAAGAAACAGAAGAAGAAAAACGTAAACGACAGCATCAATAA
- the pssE gene encoding PssE/Cps14G family polysaccharide biosynthesis glycosyltransferase, with product MILVVLGTHELPFTRLLEEVERLKREGIITETEEVVVQAGHTKYESDVLNIKPFVNYDVMDQLMADARIVITHAGTGSVISALKKGKKVIAAARLKKYGEHNDDHQLQLLSIFLEQKHILSWGEGEDLGKVMEQTASFEPVPFKSGKEQMFSILNNFLKEA from the coding sequence TTGATACTCGTTGTTTTAGGAACCCATGAACTTCCCTTTACACGGCTTTTAGAAGAAGTAGAGCGGCTCAAGAGGGAAGGAATTATAACAGAAACAGAAGAAGTCGTCGTCCAGGCAGGCCACACAAAGTACGAAAGTGATGTATTGAACATCAAGCCATTTGTTAACTATGACGTAATGGATCAGCTAATGGCAGATGCTAGAATTGTCATTACACATGCCGGCACTGGATCCGTTATTTCTGCTTTAAAGAAAGGAAAGAAAGTGATTGCAGCAGCACGGCTGAAAAAGTATGGCGAACATAATGATGATCACCAGCTGCAGCTTTTATCTATTTTCCTGGAACAAAAGCATATTCTAAGCTGGGGAGAAGGCGAAGATCTCGGTAAGGTCATGGAACAGACAGCAAGCTTTGAGCCAGTCCCGTTCAAATCTGGTAAAGAGCAAATGTTCTCCATTCTAAACAACTTCCTAAAAGAAGCCTAA
- the tagD gene encoding glycerol-3-phosphate cytidylyltransferase, with amino-acid sequence MKKVLTYGTFDLLHWGHVNLLHRAKEMGDYLIVGISSDAFNKEKNKKSYHSFDNRKMILESIRYVDKVIAEDSWEQKIEDIKKYEIDTFVMGDDWEGKFDYLKDYCNVIYLPRTIGISTTKIKGDLLDVDNG; translated from the coding sequence ATGAAAAAGGTATTAACGTATGGAACGTTTGACTTGTTGCATTGGGGCCACGTGAATTTACTTCATCGCGCAAAAGAAATGGGCGACTATTTGATTGTCGGTATTTCTTCTGACGCTTTTAATAAAGAAAAAAACAAGAAATCTTATCATAGTTTTGATAATAGAAAAATGATCTTAGAGTCTATTCGCTACGTTGATAAAGTGATTGCTGAAGATAGCTGGGAACAAAAAATTGAGGATATTAAGAAGTATGAAATTGACACTTTTGTCATGGGAGATGACTGGGAAGGAAAATTTGACTATTTGAAGGATTACTGTAATGTCATTTATCTTCCTAGAACGATTGGAATATCTACTACTAAAATAAAGGGTGATTTGTTGGACGTGGATAATGGTTAG
- the pssD gene encoding PssD/Cps14F family polysaccharide biosynthesis glycosyltransferase, which yields MKKKKLLLISSIGGHLTQLLQLEPLFKEYDYHIVTEKSEITEQMKGKHPMSFLVYGARNYPFRYIFKFSYNIIKSIFLFLKHRPDVVISTGAHTSVPMCYIAKLFGKRVIFIESFAKSTSPTLSGKMIYPIADLFIVQWETMKQIYPKAVYGGSIY from the coding sequence ATGAAAAAGAAAAAACTGCTTCTAATCTCATCCATCGGCGGACATTTAACCCAGCTATTGCAGCTGGAACCATTGTTCAAGGAATATGATTATCATATTGTGACGGAGAAATCCGAAATTACGGAACAGATGAAAGGGAAGCACCCAATGAGCTTTCTTGTCTACGGAGCACGAAACTATCCTTTTCGCTATATTTTTAAGTTCAGTTATAACATCATCAAGTCGATCTTTTTATTCCTGAAACATCGCCCGGATGTCGTTATCTCCACAGGTGCGCATACATCCGTTCCGATGTGCTATATCGCTAAACTCTTTGGGAAAAGAGTTATCTTTATTGAAAGCTTTGCAAAGTCCACGTCGCCAACTTTATCAGGAAAGATGATCTATCCAATTGCCGACTTATTCATTGTGCAATGGGAAACAATGAAGCAGATTTACCCGAAAGCGGTCTACGGGGGGTCCATCTATTGA
- a CDS encoding CDP-glycerol glycerophosphotransferase family protein, whose product MVRELAISLYLLFFKTIFIVCKLFPQKNKTTLVSSFGDNVLYTAESLEKWNTGEIIILKTPSCREDFSSIQSKVIPFSLVNFSAYVKGIYHLATSRIVMVDNYFGFLAVTDFNENVECIQLWHAAGALKKFGLMDPSAKLRTSRAQERFKKVYSKFSYVTVGSEKMATIFKESFGLSNTNILRTGVPRTDFFFNQDNIAVCEASLLEQYPVLKKRKVIMYAPTYRDDELDKPKIALDIERLYRELGQEYVLFLRLHPAVSWDLANVYPNFVIDVTHHKNINPLLLVTDILITDYSSIPFEYSLLNRPIIFFTYDLEDYQRKRGVPDEYLESLPGPMVRDTKAIIKTIKKNDFYLEKVQAFAKQWNQYSNGHASDQLVQAMYSSHTAVAATVKPSAQTTR is encoded by the coding sequence ATGGTTAGAGAGCTTGCCATTTCTCTTTATCTACTTTTCTTCAAAACAATTTTCATAGTATGTAAGTTATTTCCTCAAAAGAACAAAACCACTCTGGTTTCTTCTTTTGGGGATAATGTCTTATATACGGCAGAATCGTTGGAGAAATGGAATACAGGAGAAATAATAATATTAAAAACCCCATCTTGTCGTGAAGATTTTAGTAGTATTCAATCAAAAGTGATTCCTTTTTCCTTAGTAAATTTCTCAGCATATGTAAAAGGCATTTATCATCTAGCAACCTCTCGCATTGTCATGGTAGATAACTATTTTGGATTTTTAGCTGTAACTGACTTTAATGAGAATGTGGAGTGCATCCAATTATGGCACGCAGCTGGCGCACTTAAAAAGTTTGGATTAATGGATCCTTCTGCCAAGTTGAGAACCTCCAGAGCACAGGAAAGATTCAAAAAGGTGTATAGCAAGTTCTCTTATGTCACAGTAGGTTCTGAAAAGATGGCTACTATTTTTAAAGAAAGCTTCGGGCTATCTAATACGAACATATTGCGTACTGGTGTGCCTAGAACGGACTTCTTTTTCAACCAGGACAATATAGCAGTTTGTGAAGCGAGCTTATTAGAACAGTATCCTGTGCTAAAGAAGCGCAAGGTCATTATGTACGCGCCAACTTACCGTGATGATGAATTAGATAAGCCGAAGATAGCACTCGATATTGAGCGTCTCTATCGGGAACTTGGTCAAGAATATGTCTTATTCCTGCGCCTCCATCCTGCGGTTTCTTGGGATTTGGCTAATGTTTACCCAAACTTTGTCATTGATGTTACACACCATAAAAATATCAATCCGCTTTTATTAGTGACAGACATTCTAATTACCGATTATTCCTCCATTCCATTTGAATATTCTCTTCTAAATCGGCCAATCATCTTCTTTACCTATGACTTAGAAGATTACCAGAGAAAACGGGGAGTACCGGATGAATATCTCGAATCTTTACCTGGTCCAATGGTAAGAGATACAAAAGCAATAATTAAAACGATCAAAAAGAACGATTTCTATTTGGAAAAAGTTCAAGCTTTCGCTAAACAATGGAACCAGTATTCCAATGGCCATGCGAGCGATCAGCTCGTCCAAGCTATGTATTCGTCCCATACGGCTGTGGCTGCCACCGTAAAGCCGTCTGCACAGACAACACGCTGA